One genomic segment of Falco cherrug isolate bFalChe1 chromosome 13, bFalChe1.pri, whole genome shotgun sequence includes these proteins:
- the LOC102057053 gene encoding potassium channel subfamily K member 16 translates to MPLLTIHNRQISWTPLLVLGYLFYLLLGATVFQLLEKQAETHFRDQFQLEKLKFLQNYTCLDRQALEQFVQVLMEAWEKGINPEGNSTNPSNWDFSNSFFFAGTVVTTIGYGNLSPSTVAGQIFCVFYALFGVPLNLAFLNQLGRGLNAHLMTLERWVQKPGRAQVVQTLAVAIFLTAGTLLFLVFPPLVFSYVEGWSYGEGFYFTFITLSTIGFGDYVVGNKEAGLGARRAAPGRSLRRGAGRGGGTSCPARPRWEGAGRGQAGGEALGAGRAPCPARRSPPLLPPPARQLLRRRGRWWRRGSSGGGGGAGGCRRCCWSTWAMWGWAPACCRRWSGRPRCGRPNTSSGSTGSCWATTPACRGPACSGSSRVSSKPTKAA, encoded by the exons atgccCCTCCTCACCATTCACAACCGGCAGATCAGCTGGACTCCGCTGCTGGTACTAGGGTATCTCTTTTACCTCCTCCTGGGCGCCACGGtgttccagctgctggagaagcaggcagAGACCCACTTTCGGGACCAGTTCCAGCTGGAGAAGCTCAAGTTCCTGCAGAACTACACATGCTTGGACAGGCAAGCCCTGGAGCAGTTTGTACAG GTCCTCATGGAAGCATGGGAAAAAGGGATCAACCCAGAAGGAAATTCTACAAATCCCAGTAACTGGGACTTCAGCAACTCCTTCTTTTTTGCAGGAACGGTTGTCACCACTATAG gttaTGGTAACCTGTCCCCCAGCACGGTGGCAGGGCAGatcttctgtgtgttttatgCCTTATTCGGAGTGCCCCTCAACCTGGCCTTCCTTAACCAGCTGGGAAGAGGACTCAATGCCCACCTGATGACCCTGGAAAGATGGGTGCAAAAGCCAGGCCGTGCCCAG GTGGTTCAAACACTGGCAGTAGCCATCTTCCTGACTGCTGGGACCTTGCTTTTTCTAGTATTCCCACCATTGGTCTTCAGTTACGTAGAAGGCTGGAGCTACGGAGAAGGTTTTTACTTCACCTTCATCACTCTGAGCACCATTGGATTTGGGGACTACGTAGTAGGTAATAAAGAAG CCGGGCTCGGGGCCCGCCGGGCGGCACCGGGGCGCAGCctgcggcggggagcggggcggggcggcgggaccagctgcccggcccggccccggtgGGAAGGGGCAGGTCGGGGCCAGGCCGGGGGGGAGGCGCTGGGGGCCGGCCgggcaccctgccctgcccggcgcAGCCCTCCGCTCctcccgcccccggcccggcagcTTCTCCGGCGGCGGGGCCGATGGTGGCGGcgcggcagcagcggcggcggcgggggcgctgGGGGGTGCCGGCGCTGCTGCTGGTCTACGTGGGCTATGTGGGGCTGGGCGCCGGCGTGCTGCAGGCGCTGGAGCGGCCGGCCGAGGTGCGGGCGGCCCAACACCTCCTCCggcagcactgggagctgctgggcaaCCACACCTGCCTGCAGGGGCCCGGCCTGCAGCGGCTCATCCAG GGTATCATCCAAGCCTACAAAAGCGGCATAA